GCCCTGATCGTCGCCAACCACTCCGGCACGCTCCCGCTGGACGGCCTGATGATGCAGGTCGCCGTGCACGACCACCACCCGGCCGGCCGCCACCTGCGCCTCCTCGCCGCCGACCTGGTCTTCGTCCTGCCGGTCGTCAACGAACTCGCCCGCAAGCTCGGCCACACCCTGGCCTGCGCCGAGGACGCCGAGCGCCTCCTGGCGCAGGGGGAGCTGGTCGGCGTGATGCCGGAGGGCTTCAAGGGCATCGGCAAGCCGTTCAGCGAGCGCTACAAGCTCCAGCGCTTCGGCCGTGGTGGCTTCGTCTCCACCGCGCTGCGCCAGGGCACGCCGATCATCCCGTGCTCGATCGTCGGGGCCGAGGAGATCTACCCGATGCTCGGCAACGCGAAGACGCTGGCGCGCCTGCTGGGCTTCCCGTACTTCCCGCTGACCCCCACCTTCCCGTGGCTGGGTCCGCTGGGTGCGATCCCGTTGCCCACCAAGTGGACGATCCAGTTCGGCCGGCCGATCCCCACGGACGGCTACCCGCCGGAGGCGGCCGAGGACCCGATGCTGATGTTCAACCTGACCGACCAGGTCAGGGAACAGATCCAGCACACCCTGTACAAGTTGCTGGTGCAGCGCCGCTCGGTGTTCTTCTGAGTCCGTACCGACCGGCGAAGGCGTACGACAGTCGTAGGCGTACGGCGAAGGGGGCGCCCCCTGGGAGGGGCGCCCCCTTCGCCGTACCGCGGGAGCTACTCGGCGTCCAGGCCGAGCCCGGGCAGCAGCCCCGGGAGCAGCGGCGGGACTGTGACGTCGGGCTCGGTCGTCGGTGGCTTGCTCGGCGACGGGGAGGCGCTGCCGATGTCCTCCGGCGGGTCGAGCAGCCCGCCGCTGGTGCCGCCGAGCAGACCGTCGCTCTCGTCGTCGGTTCCGGCCGAGCGGCTCGGACTGCCGGTGCCGGGATCGCCGTCGTCGGAGGAGCCGCTGCCGGTGCTGGGTGCGGCGGAGCCGCGACCGGACTCGGTGGCACCCGTGTCCGGTCCGCCGTCGGGGCCGCGCCTCTTGCCGTCCTCGCTGCCGCCGCCCTGGGTCGGGGGCTGCGGCAGCAGGGACTGCAGCGGCGCGACTTCCTGGTCTATGGCGTCGAACACCGACGACACCTGCTCGCTGACGTCCCCGAGCTGCACCGGCAGCCGCTCGCGCAGGGCCCCCCAGGCGTCGCGGTGCGAGCGGGAGAACGCGGAGAGGGCCTGGATGGGGCCCAGCGAGTCGGGATCGCGTTCGTACGCGGCGGTCAGCAGCCGGTGGCCCTCGGAGGCGTCGTGCGTCACGCCGGACAGGGCACGGCGGATCTCGCCGAGCGACTCGTGGTCCAACGGGCCGCTGCGGCCGCGCTCCATCAGCCGACGCGCCTCGCTCAGGCGGGTGGACGCCTGGTCGAGGTACATCTGCCCGCGCTCGTCGTCGCCGTCGGCGAGGCCTCGCTTGAAGTCCTCGATGCCGCGTTTGAGCCCGTAGAGCGAGTCGCCGGGCAGGGCGTCCCCGCTGGCGGCGGCGACTCCCCCGAGGGCACTGGCAGCGACACCCACGCTGAGGCCGCCGGCGGTGAGTCCCTTGGCCAGGCGCGTACGCGGACGGAACTTGCCCAGCGGCGTGGCGCGGTGGGCGCCACGGCCGCGCGCGGAACGCTGCTCCGGGACCGCGGGGTCGGACGCCGCCTCGCCGCCGCCCTGGAACATGGCTTCGAACTGGGCCACCAGTTGCGCCCGCTGAACCACCTTGACCTCGGGATCCAGCGTCGGCCCGGGCAACGCGCCAAGACCGGCCGCGATGGCCAACAGGCGGCCTTGCTCGATCGGTTGGTCCGCAGCAGCCGGGGCCGACTCCTCGGACTGCTCGGCCTCCGTGCCCCGATCGGACTGCTCCTCCAGGGCCTGGGCGAAGGCGTTGGCCCGCCGGTGCGCCGATACGTTCGCGATCACTGGCGGCACCTCCTCTCGTCATGACGGTCGACTCCCCAGGGGGTCCTGAGGGTTGCACGCCCCGGCCGCAACCACACGATCGAGGGATCGGAGTCGGCCAGGGAGTGACCACAGGGAGCCTGCATCCCGCACAACGAGCGGCGCGGCACTTGGGTTACGGACCGAGGAGGAACGGACGGCGAAGTCAACAGTCTTTCACCGAGGGTGAGTTGGGGACAACGGAACGTATGCCTTCGGTGGCGGCGGTCAGCGCGCGTCGTCGGGCAGAAGACGGGCGAGAGTGCGCACGGCGCGGTACTGGAGGGTCTTGATGGCGCCCTCGTTCTTGCCCATCACACGGGCGGTCTCGGCGACCGAGAGACCCTGGAGGAAGCGGAGCGTCACGCACTCCTGCTGCTGGGGGTTGAGCCGCCGGACCGCGTCGAGCAGCGCGGCGTTCGAGAGGGACTCCAGCACGGAGTCCTCCGGTGAGCGCTCGACCTCGTTGGCGTCGAGCATCTCGCCGGTGGTCACTTCCAGCCGGAAACGACTGGACTTGAAATGATCGGCGACCAGATTCCGCGCGATCGTGACCAGCCAGGCGCCGAAGTCGCGTCCCTGCCAGGTGAACGTACCGATCCTGCGCAGCGCCCGCAGAAAGGTCTCGCTCGTCAGGTCCTCGGCGGTCGCCTTGCCGCCCACCCGGTAGTAGATGTAGCGGTACACGGTGTCGCTGTACTGGTCGTAGAGCCGGCCGAAGGCATCGGCTTCGCCGGCCTGGGCGCGCTCCACCAGGTCCATCATCCGGGCGCTGTCGCTGTCGGCGGCCGGACGGCGTGCGGTGGCAGCTCCGGCCGAGCGGCCTCGTCTGCCGACCGCGGCGCTGCCGTCGGCCAGTGCGTAGCACGGGCCGACCGGCGCGGCGGTGGCGAATGCGGGGACGGCGTACGCGGTGGGGACGAAGCCGCGCAACAGGTCTGTGACCGTTGCGCGCAGCGTAGCCAGGCCCGAGGCGTCAACCCCGACGTGTGGGTACACGGGACTCCCAGAGGCAGAGCTTCCATCACGTGCAGTGCGGAACCTTTCACCCGTCGTAGCGACGAGCGGGGTACCGGTTTGCGTCTGAGGAGAATAACGCTTCGTACAGGCGCTGCTACGCCCAGTTGCTCAAATCGTCGATTACGTCGCTTCTGTAACCGATTGACGGCTGGTCAAGTGCTGGAGAATGACAGCTTGTTGACCGATTGGGCTCGACTTCGGGGTCGGTACGGGGCGTGTTGTGGCCGGGTGCGGGTGAGGGGACTGGGTGGGGTGCTGTGTGGGTACGGGGTCTGGATTGGCCGGCGTTTCGAATGTGCTCGGCGTTGCCCACGGGCCTGGCGTTGTGCGGCCGTCGGTGTGACGGAGGTGCGTCGCGGGCCGCGGGGTGCCGGTGTTGCGCGGCCCGGCGTGACGGGGTGCCGCTGCGCCCACCCGTGCCGCCCCAGCGGCACGACTGCCCGCTGCTGCGCCGATGTTCGCCGGCCGTCAGGCACCGGCGCGAGCACGCCGCCGGTGCCACCGGCAGCGAGGGTGCGGGGGCGCCGCGGACGTTACCGACCGTGACGGCGCGGGGAGACGCCGCTGCTGACGGCCGTGGCGGTGCGGGGTGCCGCGGGCATTACTGACCGTGATGGAACGGAGGGCACCGCGGGTATTACCGGTCATGACGGTGCGGGGTGCTGCAGGTGTTGGCGGTCATGACGGTGCGGGGTGACGCACACGTACCGGCCGTGACAGTGCAGGGTGCCGCAGGTGTTGGCGGCGTGACGGTGCGAGGGGCTGCAGGTGTTGGTGGTGGTGACGGCGCGAGGGGCTGCAGGTGTTGGCGGTCATGACGGTGCGGGGTGACGCACACGTACCGGCCGTGACAGTGCAGGGTGCCGCAGGTGTTGGCGGCGTGACGGTGCGAGGGGCTGCAGGTGTTGGTGGTGGTGACGGCGCGAGGGGCTGCAGGTGTTGGCGGTCATGACGGTGCGGGGTGACGCACACGTACCGGCCGTGACAGTGCAGGGTGCCGCAGGCGTTGGCGGCGTGACGGTGCGAGGGGCTGCAGGTGTTGGTGGCCGTGACGGTGCGGGGTGCTGCAGGTGTTGGCGGCGTCACGGTGCGAGGGGCTGCAGGTGTTGGTGGTCGTGACGGTGCCAGGCGCCGCAGGCGTTGGCGGGGTTATCGGCGGCGGCGGTGGAGGGCGATGGCTGCTGCTGTGCCGCCTGCCACCGCGCCGACTCCGGCCGCGGCCGGGATGCCGACCTTCGCCGCCTTGCGTCCGGTGCGGTAGTCCCGTAGGCGCCAGTCCTTCTCCCGGGCGTACTTGCGCAGCTTGCTGTCGGGATTGATGGCGTACGGGTGCCCCACCAGGGAGAGCATCGGGATGTCGTTGTGCGAGTCGCTGTACGCGGCGCAGCGGGAGAGGTCCAGCCCCTCCGCCGCGGCGAGCGCCCGCACCGCCTCCGCCTTGGCCGGTCCGTGCAGCGGTTCGCCCACGAGCTTGCCCGTGTACACGCCGCTCACGGACTCCGCCACGGTGCCGAGCGCACCCGTCAGTCCCAGGCGCCGCGCGATGACCTGCGCGATCTCCACCGGCGCGGCCGTCACCAGCCACACCTTCTGGCCCGCGTCGAGATGCGCCTGCGCCAGTGCCCGCGTCCCCGGCCAGATGCGCTCGGCCATGTACTCGTCGTAGATCTCCTCGCCGATCGACTGGAGCTCGGCCACCCGATGCCCCTTCACGATCGACAGCGCCGACTCCCGCACGTCCTGCA
This region of Streptomyces chromofuscus genomic DNA includes:
- a CDS encoding HAD family hydrolase; protein product: MAALGWLTPRRRSATARSVLAGEAAAEAARKTQDTSVPPVGEEPEFPVRGDEKAAAFFDLDNTVMQGAALFHYGRGLYKRKFFETRELAKFAWQQAWFRLAGFEDPDHMQDVRESALSIVKGHRVAELQSIGEEIYDEYMAERIWPGTRALAQAHLDAGQKVWLVTAAPVEIAQVIARRLGLTGALGTVAESVSGVYTGKLVGEPLHGPAKAEAVRALAAAEGLDLSRCAAYSDSHNDIPMLSLVGHPYAINPDSKLRKYAREKDWRLRDYRTGRKAAKVGIPAAAGVGAVAGGTAAAIALHRRRR
- a CDS encoding ECF subfamily RNA polymerase sigma factor, BldN family, producing the protein MYPHVGVDASGLATLRATVTDLLRGFVPTAYAVPAFATAAPVGPCYALADGSAAVGRRGRSAGAATARRPAADSDSARMMDLVERAQAGEADAFGRLYDQYSDTVYRYIYYRVGGKATAEDLTSETFLRALRRIGTFTWQGRDFGAWLVTIARNLVADHFKSSRFRLEVTTGEMLDANEVERSPEDSVLESLSNAALLDAVRRLNPQQQECVTLRFLQGLSVAETARVMGKNEGAIKTLQYRAVRTLARLLPDDAR
- a CDS encoding lysophospholipid acyltransferase family protein: MADAKVIPFDDDRSRGNAVQRPPRRGRSVGSRRPGGEPARVRETGEVGDVQPLPSRTRARDDASVPHDVPVPHEDQRPGEPEQQRPVDDGGLEGRVAAGLAFLRRRLTGDYEVDDFGYDAELTDQVLMSLLRPVYEKYFRVDVKGIENIPTDGGALIVANHSGTLPLDGLMMQVAVHDHHPAGRHLRLLAADLVFVLPVVNELARKLGHTLACAEDAERLLAQGELVGVMPEGFKGIGKPFSERYKLQRFGRGGFVSTALRQGTPIIPCSIVGAEEIYPMLGNAKTLARLLGFPYFPLTPTFPWLGPLGAIPLPTKWTIQFGRPIPTDGYPPEAAEDPMLMFNLTDQVREQIQHTLYKLLVQRRSVFF
- a CDS encoding DUF5667 domain-containing protein — encoded protein: MIANVSAHRRANAFAQALEEQSDRGTEAEQSEESAPAAADQPIEQGRLLAIAAGLGALPGPTLDPEVKVVQRAQLVAQFEAMFQGGGEAASDPAVPEQRSARGRGAHRATPLGKFRPRTRLAKGLTAGGLSVGVAASALGGVAAASGDALPGDSLYGLKRGIEDFKRGLADGDDERGQMYLDQASTRLSEARRLMERGRSGPLDHESLGEIRRALSGVTHDASEGHRLLTAAYERDPDSLGPIQALSAFSRSHRDAWGALRERLPVQLGDVSEQVSSVFDAIDQEVAPLQSLLPQPPTQGGGSEDGKRRGPDGGPDTGATESGRGSAAPSTGSGSSDDGDPGTGSPSRSAGTDDESDGLLGGTSGGLLDPPEDIGSASPSPSKPPTTEPDVTVPPLLPGLLPGLGLDAE